One window of Streptococcus suis genomic DNA carries:
- a CDS encoding PTS transporter subunit EIIC yields MSNISDKFMEISGKIGSQRHLVAIRDSFISMMPVTMAGSVAVLLNVFLRDIPNNMGWTGFAEAMQPLINVNGYVYFGTIGIMALVFSFALGYNLSNMHKVNPLAGGLISFASFISTMPQSLTISTALDGLDNSVITALKDLGLTIATNDGASVLETSEWGAIALKYAGATGLFTALFIGFLSTFVYASLVKRNITIKLPDTVPPAVNKAFVAIIPGTAAIYASSILAYAVYAATGQALSDVISTYIQMPLMGLSQGIGSVILLTFLVQLFWFFGLHGHNVLAPVMDGIYGVALNENTAVYEATRSAADLPWLWTRGSFDAYAQMGGSGVTLALILAIFIFSKREEYKTVARLSTPMGIFNINEPITFGIPMVLNPLFVIPWLIVPPVCATIAYLATSMGLIPPVFLAVPWITPPGLYAYLATGGNVMAALVSLFNLFIAFLIWTPFVISANKVKAGTE; encoded by the coding sequence ATGTCAAATATTTCTGATAAGTTTATGGAAATATCTGGGAAAATCGGCTCGCAAAGGCATTTAGTTGCGATTCGAGATTCCTTTATTTCTATGATGCCAGTTACCATGGCCGGTTCAGTAGCAGTCTTGCTCAATGTTTTTCTGAGGGACATCCCAAATAATATGGGGTGGACTGGCTTTGCAGAGGCTATGCAACCACTGATAAATGTCAATGGTTATGTCTATTTTGGTACCATTGGTATAATGGCCCTCGTTTTCTCATTTGCCCTGGGCTACAATTTGTCTAATATGCACAAGGTCAACCCTTTGGCAGGTGGTTTGATTTCCTTTGCTTCCTTTATTTCTACTATGCCACAGAGCTTGACAATCTCCACAGCTCTCGATGGACTAGATAATTCAGTTATAACAGCTTTGAAAGACTTGGGGCTGACAATAGCAACAAATGATGGTGCATCTGTACTTGAAACAAGTGAATGGGGAGCCATTGCTTTGAAATATGCGGGAGCTACCGGTCTTTTCACCGCCCTCTTCATTGGCTTCCTATCAACATTTGTCTATGCCAGCCTGGTAAAACGGAATATTACTATCAAGTTACCAGATACAGTACCGCCTGCGGTAAACAAGGCCTTTGTAGCCATCATCCCTGGTACAGCAGCTATTTACGCATCTTCAATCTTGGCTTATGCAGTCTACGCTGCGACTGGTCAAGCCTTGAGTGATGTGATTTCAACCTATATCCAGATGCCATTGATGGGTCTATCTCAAGGTATTGGCTCAGTTATTTTGCTCACCTTCTTGGTTCAGCTTTTCTGGTTCTTTGGCTTACATGGTCACAACGTTTTGGCACCAGTTATGGATGGTATCTACGGGGTTGCCCTCAATGAGAATACTGCCGTTTATGAAGCGACAAGAAGCGCGGCAGACTTACCATGGTTATGGACTCGTGGTTCCTTTGATGCCTACGCTCAAATGGGTGGTTCAGGGGTTACATTGGCGCTCATCCTTGCCATCTTCATTTTCTCTAAACGAGAAGAATATAAAACAGTAGCTCGTCTTTCAACACCAATGGGAATCTTTAATATCAACGAACCAATCACATTTGGTATTCCAATGGTACTGAACCCACTCTTTGTTATTCCATGGTTGATTGTACCGCCTGTTTGTGCAACAATTGCCTATCTAGCGACCTCTATGGGCTTGATTCCGCCTGTCTTCTTAGCGGTTCCATGGATTACACCTCCAGGCTTGTATGCTTACTTGGCAACTGGTGGTAATGTGATGGCAGCCCTTGTATCACTCTTCAACCTCTTCATTGCCTTCCTGATCTGGACACCGTTTGTTATTTCAGCAAACAAGGTGAAGGCTGGAACAGAATAA
- a CDS encoding DUF3284 domain-containing protein, with the protein MEITKTYPVSIDRLFEAIVTSLKEDYRQNTGEEPAEVDLVAGLTYQKRFGEKHQHSVQVTLLELASPSLYSVRFSSNRGKETMTYQLTPVDKGHTSIQYSYGVEAADFFTKANYFLMEKLMAKSLERQTEAQLDALVRYATQEAG; encoded by the coding sequence ATGGAAATCACAAAAACTTATCCGGTTTCTATTGATCGACTTTTCGAGGCGATAGTGACGTCCTTAAAAGAAGATTATCGACAAAATACTGGTGAGGAGCCGGCGGAAGTTGACTTGGTAGCTGGCTTAACCTACCAAAAACGATTTGGCGAGAAACATCAGCATAGTGTCCAAGTCACCCTGCTGGAGTTGGCCAGTCCATCCCTCTATTCTGTTCGATTCTCATCTAATCGAGGCAAGGAAACGATGACCTATCAATTGACTCCTGTAGATAAGGGACATACCAGTATTCAGTATTCTTATGGAGTGGAAGCTGCGGATTTTTTTACCAAGGCTAATTATTTCCTGATGGAAAAATTGATGGCAAAAAGTCTAGAACGGCAGACAGAGGCACAATTAGATGCCTTGGTTCGTTATGCCACACAAGAAGCCGGATAA
- a CDS encoding PTS sugar transporter subunit IIB has protein sequence MKNIMLVCNAGMSTSMLVTKMQKAAEEKGLEATIWAVPVSEADSEVAQKEIDVLLLGPQVKFLLNEYKGKFEPGIKVDSINMMDYGVMNGANVLDAALKLMGE, from the coding sequence ATGAAAAACATTATGTTAGTATGTAATGCAGGTATGTCAACAAGTATGTTGGTAACTAAGATGCAAAAAGCAGCAGAGGAAAAAGGTCTTGAAGCTACTATTTGGGCGGTTCCTGTTTCTGAAGCTGATTCCGAAGTGGCTCAAAAGGAAATTGATGTTCTCTTATTAGGACCACAGGTCAAATTCCTCTTGAATGAATACAAAGGAAAATTTGAGCCAGGTATCAAGGTGGATTCCATCAATATGATGGACTATGGTGTTATGAATGGTGCTAATGTTTTAGATGCCGCGCTAAAGTTAATGGGAGAATAA
- a CDS encoding PTS lactose/cellobiose transporter subunit IIA, with protein MNSSGNLESIMGLIMYGGDAKGLAVQAIQAAKKGEFADAHAKLEQANDSLNIAHKSQTSLLAQEAGGQSVEVSLLMVHGQDHLMNAITFIDMAKEIVSLYERLDS; from the coding sequence ATGAATTCTTCAGGCAATTTAGAATCCATTATGGGTTTAATCATGTATGGTGGTGATGCCAAAGGCTTGGCTGTCCAAGCAATTCAGGCTGCTAAAAAAGGCGAATTTGCAGATGCGCATGCAAAGCTTGAACAGGCTAATGATTCCTTGAATATTGCCCACAAGTCACAAACAAGTCTATTGGCTCAGGAAGCAGGTGGACAATCTGTTGAGGTATCCTTGCTCATGGTGCATGGTCAAGACCATCTGATGAATGCCATTACCTTCATTGATATGGCCAAAGAGATTGTTAGTTTGTACGAACGATTGGACAGCTAA
- a CDS encoding IS110 family transposase: protein MLSKYVGRQTSSIENDIAKTRNHSRQRGSIMRVVFGIDVSKVSSEIAILVNGEKVHNYTMSNDAIGFSRLLGDLRTVHKPEIIFEATGVYSRRLQSFLDEHGYAYTRLNPLEAKKQLDSLRVRKTDQIDAEKLAQSQFVLNRKSTYVQEEVYQNLRDLSRFYQNLTEDIVRAKNRLHKVLQVTFPELENILSTPTGEQYWNLVIAFPCKDFVLELSQDKLLESIRQSTSKRISDKRVAYLAEKLIALANQSYCAVKKTSPMLEEVRYYTKELLRLSEQRQAVLDEMVELAQPLPEYDILLSIPGIAETTATSIIGELGDIRRFQSANQINAFIGIDLRHYESGNFIAKEHITKRGNPYARKILFKCIHNIASASHTNPCHIADFYEKRKRQSQMTSTKPHTIASIHRLIRTMYYLIMHNKLYDYASTQNR, encoded by the coding sequence ATGTTATCAAAGTATGTGGGACGCCAGACGTCGAGTATTGAAAATGACATCGCTAAAACAAGGAATCATTCAAGACAAAGAGGTAGTATCATGCGAGTAGTATTTGGGATTGACGTGAGTAAGGTAAGTTCAGAAATAGCCATTCTAGTCAATGGCGAGAAGGTACATAACTACACCATGTCCAATGATGCCATTGGCTTTTCACGGCTACTTGGCGATTTGAGAACCGTCCACAAGCCAGAAATCATCTTTGAAGCAACAGGCGTCTATTCTCGTCGTCTTCAATCTTTTCTGGATGAACATGGCTACGCTTATACACGACTCAATCCCTTAGAAGCCAAGAAGCAACTGGATAGCTTGCGTGTGAGAAAAACAGATCAAATTGACGCCGAAAAACTAGCTCAATCTCAGTTTGTACTGAATCGTAAATCGACGTATGTCCAAGAAGAAGTCTACCAAAACTTGCGGGATCTCAGTCGTTTCTATCAGAATCTGACCGAGGACATTGTTCGGGCTAAAAACCGCCTGCACAAGGTCTTACAGGTCACTTTCCCTGAATTGGAAAATATCTTGTCAACACCAACTGGTGAACAATACTGGAACTTAGTTATAGCTTTTCCTTGTAAGGACTTCGTGCTTGAGCTAAGCCAGGATAAACTCTTAGAAAGCATTCGTCAATCCACTTCAAAACGGATTTCGGACAAGCGTGTGGCGTACTTAGCCGAAAAGCTGATAGCACTAGCTAATCAATCTTATTGTGCCGTCAAGAAAACCTCTCCAATGCTGGAAGAGGTCCGTTACTATACAAAAGAATTGCTTAGACTTTCTGAACAGAGACAGGCAGTCTTAGACGAAATGGTGGAACTAGCCCAACCTTTACCAGAGTATGACATTCTGCTTTCTATTCCTGGTATCGCTGAGACTACTGCAACAAGTATTATTGGCGAACTGGGAGATATTCGCCGTTTTCAGTCTGCCAATCAAATCAATGCCTTTATCGGTATTGACCTGAGACACTATGAATCTGGAAACTTCATCGCTAAGGAACACATTACCAAGCGTGGCAATCCCTATGCTAGAAAGATTCTGTTCAAATGCATTCACAATATCGCTTCAGCTAGTCACACCAATCCTTGCCATATAGCAGACTTTTATGAGAAACGAAAAAGGCAATCGCAAATGACTTCAACGAAGCCACACACGATTGCCTCCATACATCGACTCATTCGGACAATGTATTACCTCATTATGCATAACAAACTTTACGATTACGCTTCAACCCAAAATCGATAA